The DNA sequence AATCTCTCACATCTTTCATTGGGGAGGAGCGTTTGGATATTATTTTTCAAACCAAAAAATCCAGATCACTGAAATTGATAAAATTAACAATTCCTACACATTTCACTTTTTATCGGGTTCTATTTATACCAGAGTTGCGAATCTTCTACCACTGAAGTTTGCTTTCCTGGGTGGAGTAGGAATTGATTATCTGGTTCAAGCTAAGGGGGAGCTGTTCAATGCTTCATATGGAGCATTATTAGTACAAGATGAAATAACCGATGAATTTCCTAGGTTTAACCCGACTATCTGGTTCGGGATTAGAAAACCTTTTAAAGTAAAATTTGGACAACTGTATTTTGAACTAACCGGCCAATTAGGATTAAGACGATATAACCATAATAATTTACGTTGGAATAATGTAGGTCTCTCCCTCTTAACAGGCGTACAATTTTAGTTCAGCAGATTTTTCCACTATTGGTGCGCTGTGAAGAAATTTTTACTTTAGTTATTCCGCCGGTTTCTGCTTCTTAAAGCTTAAAAACCCAATCAAATGCCAGATGCCCCAAATCAGGCCCAGGTACCCGATCAAAATTCCCAGGGTGACCCAGTAACCGAACAGGGAGTTCCCGAAGACATTCATCGGCACGTTCAGGACGATGAGTAGCGGGAAGCCGGTGAGCAGGGCAACGCCGCTGCCGTAGACCAGGTCTTCCGCCACCGGCGTCCGGAACTCCGGATCGGTGACTCTCACCAGCACCAAGCCGGAATTGATGGTGCCAGTCATTTCGCCGAAAATGCCGATGAAACGCTCGAAGTGGTTATCGTCGAACGCGCGGTACTGGAGCCACCGGCAGAGGAAATAACTTCCGATCCCGCCAGCTGCGGACATCAACACTAGCGGCAACCAGTATTGTCCGACGATGACCAGCGAAATGGCCGCAATAGCGCCGACGACAAGATAATCCACGAACACCCCCGCCGAGCGGGTCATAAGGCCGGCATCAATGAGATAACTCTTTTTGGTCATATCCATGACCTTCCGGAAACCGATGGAGAGGAGGTTCCCCAGCACGAAGTGGAACGACCAAAGTGTGCTGGTAAAATCGTGGAGTCCGGCAGACTCCATAAGTCCCGACAGGAAATAGACCAGGGCATAGGTCAGCAGATAGATAAAGCCGATGAGTCCCAGCTGGAAGGCATACGGCTCGATGGCTTCCGTGGAAAGCGTCAGCCGGCCGGCGACTTCCGGTTCCTTGTCCTGCACAACGCCGATCCGCATATCTCTGGAGATCCCTTCCATCCCGTCGATGAGTTTGGTCTCCCGGCGTTTAATCCCGATCTGGATAAGCCAGATTCCGGCGAAATAGGCGATGAGATATCCGATGGCCGCAAAGGTAAGTCCGACGTTCCCGCCGCCGACAAACCCGAACGCCTCCCAGGAGTGTCCCATGGTATACGCCACGCCGGGGCCCATCCCGTATCCGAGGGGCAGCAACAAGCCCATCCCGGCGAACAGGTCAGGCATTACCGTGTAAATCAGAATTAAAGCGATCGCCAGCCCGAGGATCCCCTGGATGAGATAGTTTGATACAAAGGCCAGACCGGTGCTGATGGGCCCCTTGCCCCAATCAGATTTCTCCTCCCGGAGACCGATGGCGATAAACG is a window from the Candidatus Neomarinimicrobiota bacterium genome containing:
- a CDS encoding sodium:glutamate symporter, with translation MNAWDLTVNLKDVVIDFGLLSLFLVIATILRRYVTFFQKFLIPNNIVAGFLALIVGPQILGITDITSDRLGLYVYHLLALTFIAIGLREEKSDWGKGPISTGLAFVSNYLIQGILGLAIALILIYTVMPDLFAGMGLLLPLGYGMGPGVAYTMGHSWEAFGFVGGGNVGLTFAAIGYLIAYFAGIWLIQIGIKRRETKLIDGMEGISRDMRIGVVQDKEPEVAGRLTLSTEAIEPYAFQLGLIGFIYLLTYALVYFLSGLMESAGLHDFTSTLWSFHFVLGNLLSIGFRKVMDMTKKSYLIDAGLMTRSAGVFVDYLVVGAIAAISLVIVGQYWLPLVLMSAAGGIGSYFLCRWLQYRAFDDNHFERFIGIFGEMTGTINSGLVLVRVTDPEFRTPVAEDLVYGSGVALLTGFPLLIVLNVPMNVFGNSLFGYWVTLGILIGYLGLIWGIWHLIGFLSFKKQKPAE